The following DNA comes from Camelina sativa cultivar DH55 chromosome 14, Cs, whole genome shotgun sequence.
NNNNNNNNNNNNNNNNNNNNNNNNNNNNNNNNNNNNNNNNNNNNNNNNNNNNNNNNNNNNNNNNNNNNNNNNNNNNNNNNNNNNNNNNNNNNNNNNNNNNNNNNNNNNNNNNNNNNNNNNNNNNNNNNNNNNNNNNNNNNNNNNNNNNNNNNNNNNNNNNNNNNNNNNNNNNNNNNNNNNNNNNNNNNNNNNNNNNNNNNNNNNNNNNNNNNNNNNNccccccccccaaaaaaaaaaaacaacactctCCTCCTTTTATGAATCTGTTCTGAAACGATCTGTATAATTGAAAATTGTGTTGTTGACGAAGGTTCGATTCCTGGAGTTTCATTTGGGGAAATGAAGTTGCAGATAAAGCTTGGAGTGCCTCGTTCTCTTCATCACCAACTTGATCTCGACAAGGTTAAGTCTATCTTCCCATAGTAAGTTTCCCCCCTCCTAAAGTAACCAACCTCTATAccatagagttcctctataatTGGAGTTGAGAATTTGCTTTGTAGATAGATATGAGTTACTAATATGTTTTGGAAGGTTGAAGTTGGATTGAGATTCCATGTCAAAACATTTCAGATGGAACCACCATCTTATCTTATAGATGTAGTAGTACTGGATAACATCTATCTTGTGTTACTTAATCTTGGAGAGTCGGATTCGTTCTTTTTAACGGTTGGTTGCATTTCTCTATGAAGCGGGAAGATTGTTAATGTGGAAGTGGTGGATGGAGGACTGATTTGCTCGAGCGGCGTTCTAGTCGAAGAAATGGGTGATAAAAACGAAGATTGCTACATAGTGAATGTCGCAGTTTACGTTGGCTACTAGTCTCTTCTTCCTTGTGTGTGTCTGTTTGATCCCGAGCCGACTTCATCCTCGTCGTAGAACATTGCAGTCACTTTTAGTTGTATATTTTTGATGTCCAAACCAATTTGGCTTAGGCTTTGCATCAACAATATCTcatatttttctgttaaaaaCATGGCTTATGAGAAAAAATGTTACACACTCTTTCGtagggctgggcattcgggtaacccgttcgggttcgggtattacccattcgggttcgggtaaacgggtttagaaaaatagaacccattgggtatttttagatatatgggttcggttcggtttgggtactatcggtttcgggtcggtttgggttacaaattttagaacccgattagtacccgaactaccgggtacccgaaaaaatataattaaatttaaataaatttagttaaattttgacttacataacaaaatattttagatattttgattatttttttaggtataaaactaaattataatcataattttggggtaattgtattatattaatgataaatattataaatatgtttatatgttcggatttaatgggtacccaaacgggtatcGGGTATTAACCGACCCTAACTCGAACTCACGggtattaaaaaatagaatccaataaggttttataggcaaacccgtacccaacccgaaTCCGGTTTTTTGGATCAGGTTCCGGATTGGATATTCGGGTATGGTTTTTATCTCCAGGCCTACTCTTTCGACTTTCTTAACTGGATGTAGCATTTTAGTGTAGTGCGTGTTCATTGTAAAATGAGCGGGAAATTTTTCCCTccttaaaacctaaaaaagtTCTATAGCTTTTAAAGGTTAAGTATACATATGAAACAGTAAAAAACAAGATTTGCAGAGAGAACGAAATGAAAGGGAATAAGAAGATTAGTTCGATCTTCGATGTATCTGCGTCTCAGGAGGTTTATCTACAGAGATGTGGCTTCGCCGTACCAGGTCAACCACCTCCAGATTCCGATCCCTCCGTCGGAGTCTCGCAGCCGCCGTTAAACGACGGAACCGCATCTCACCCTGCGTCGTCCGATGATTCAGAGACGGATAGTGTGATAGGTTCGGGATTTGATGAGGAGGTTGCAGTGGAGAGTGAAGCGATTCGATTCGTCTCCCCGGTGGAAAgcacggaggaggaggagaatgcTACAGATCCGACCGTCGAGGTCGCGGCGGAGAAGCTGAGGGATGTTTCTAGAGATGATGAGAGGTTTGGGAAGAAGAAACTTAAGATTCCTTTGAGGGATGTTGTAAAAGCCATAGTTATGAATTCGAAGaacacagaggaagaagaagacgaagacaaagagattgagaagatgAGCTGCGTTCAAATCCTCTTGCAAAAAGGATTCAAATTTTGAAGGTGATCTCAATGTTTTCCCCCAAATCAGAACTGCTCTTAGACTTAGTGAAATCAAGTGTTAATCTAGGGTTCTTCATGGTCATCTCTGTTTGTCAGTTTGTGGTAGTCTTACAGAACAGCTTTCCTCTTATAATGAGAATGTCTCTTTTGTTATTAATCTGTTTCTAATGATGCATCATCACACAACAATATCACACTACTAAGACGGTTTtaagattttattgttttgtttctcccACACGACAAATAATAGGCGCTTTACaatccttcatcttctttatgCATCTAGTAGTTGTAGTCTTCTTCACGTAAAACTCCTCTCCAAAGGAAACTGTCAGATTCTTTTTTGCACCTCTAAGAATTGTAATTTACAGAATTAAggtgttttgttttgactttCTTTATAATTCTTAAAACACTTTCACATGGAAAGCGCTGCGTAGAGAAGTTGGTTCCATGTATCAGGCAACCCGGGGAGGCACCAATGGCTGCAATCTGTTCCTCCATCGCCACCATAAGAAGATGGATGAGCATCTTTTCTCAACTGAGACAATGTGGTGATGTCAAGCAAGAACACTGGCTTTTTCATTGAACTCAATACTTTGGATACAACTCCTGCAGCTGGTGGCTGACCACTTGGGTAACTTGATCCACCTAACGGTTGCATTTGCCCACTACAACTCTTCCTTGGCTCGTTCCATTCCCTTCCCCTGTCACCCACAAGAAAAACACattagttttttgaaatttcttttctCAAACCGCAAAACAATGTGACATAATTAGATCTCGATCGTTTCTTTCGTTTGAAACCATCGCAACTTTAGTGGACTTACTCGTAATGGGTGGGCGAAATTCCTTGGAAGAAAACTCGAGTTTTTGTTGTGTCGACGTTTTGATCAACCCATCGTGCCCAAGTGCTAAGTCCTTTATAGAAAGCATCAAGACGGTTCATGTCCCTCACCAAAGACGACCCATCTCGAATATAGTCCCACCTAAATTCatataacaacaaaagataaataaatacagattaaagataaaagaaaactaaaataaaaccaattaaCGATTATCATTGAGTTATAATAAAGCAGTAGATTTAGATGAAATAGGTTGTTTATATTTATGGCACGGACCCTTGAGATTGGCCTTTATGAGTCCACCAATGCCAAGAGTTGAAAACAAGAACGTCCGTGTTTTTCCAAACATCCGCACCTCCATCAATGGCACCAAGGTTAAGCACACGCCCTACTCTCTCTTTCGCTATATCCACTATGTACGGTGTTCTATATAGATTCAACGTCACACCATATTCCTGTAGTTTTATATAACAATAGCAAAGCAACCAGATTCAAGATTTTATAATAgactattcaaaatatataatttccattacaaagaagagagttattaaatgaaagaaaaaaggtttctCTTAACAAAGAGAATAGTAGTATAAAGTAGACAGAGGGAACAATAAAGAACAAGTTGGACTGTTGGAGTTGTTTTAGTGTacctttttcatttgttttcattgttatttttggtaaaacatttttgaattattaaaagtaataccatgaacaaataaaaagagacaAAATTTCATAGCATAGTGGTAAGAAAATAGTGTacgaattatattttttaatttataaataaataaatataaaaagagtttGGAGGTCCATATCAAGTGAAGTAGACTAGTCATTTCATATTGTTTTCAGTTTCGTAATGTGATAAAGGACTTTGCACAATTCTGGTAAAGATAAAAAATAGCTTTCGAATGAAGGAAAAACATATCAAAGTTTGCAAGAAATCCCTAAGAAAAATTTATAGTGTTCTATCGAATCTTTCTATACTTAATAATAATACTCCCCCTATGCGTCACTTTTCTCATAATCAAAATTAGTAGCTGAAGAATCAAATAAttcaacaaagtttttaaaagataataagCAAGTGGATGTGATCACCAACAACCATATGTTTAATAAGCATTATTAGCACTAAAACAGCTTTTTCAATTCTTTCTTAAATGAcgaattatattatatagtccGTGACTAATACCATTCAATATTAATGACAGCCAGTTCAATTTTACGTTAATGACAACTATTCGTCGTGAGGTTTGAtaattagattttgtttttatccaaAGAACacagattatttatatataactttttttttaaggaaagaaAGAGACCTGGAAAGTGAGAGAAGAGAGTGGGGTACGCTTGGTAAAAGTGGTCTTGGCGTTTGGTACCGACGCATGGATCATACAGCCCAACGATTCCCACATGTTTAGACTCAGTGAGTCTCCCACGAACATGATTCGCTTCCCTCTGTATTTCCTCAGAAACGCCGCACCGTCGAACCTATAATTACGTAATTAACAATTCATCATCGTGCATTTTTTACgtataaattaatttagtttaacATAAGTTGATGCCTTGATGGtatctctcttttctctattCTTGATATCACAGAATCCACttaattacttttattataatagtaatataaaCAATCCTTTTCATTTGTGAAAAGAACCCACGTTTCTTTAAACATAAGTACATATTATCAACACCAACTTCTAGttaattatacaatatataatatgtatatatatataggaaaaaacacattttgaaataataattattgtgcTATATCATGCAAAGATTGTGAGATTTTCGAAATATCCTCCAACAAATTCTTGTGGTTTTTCCCAATTTTA
Coding sequences within:
- the LOC104741494 gene encoding protein trichome birefringence-like 38 codes for the protein MGSKLISLFLLFLPLLTVTILSGAEEAFASDKTVLLVNGHNSTAGSGDGGMSSLRGKKQRRASGCNLFQGRWVFDASYPFYDSSTCPFIDGEFDCLKFGRPDKQFLKYSWQPESCAIPRFDGAAFLRKYRGKRIMFVGDSLSLNMWESLGCMIHASVPNAKTTFTKRTPLSSLTFQEYGVTLNLYRTPYIVDIAKERVGRVLNLGAIDGGADVWKNTDVLVFNSWHWWTHKGQSQGWDYIRDGSSLVRDMNRLDAFYKGLSTWARWVDQNVDTTKTRVFFQGISPTHYEGREWNEPRKSCSGQMQPLGGSSYPSGQPPAAGVVSKVLSSMKKPVFLLDITTLSQLRKDAHPSSYGGDGGTDCSHWCLPGLPDTWNQLLYAALSM
- the LOC104741495 gene encoding uncharacterized protein LOC104741495, encoding MKGNKKISSIFDVSASQEVYLQRCGFAVPGQPPPDSDPSVGVSQPPLNDGTASHPASSDDSETDSVIGSGFDEEVAVESEAIRFVSPVESTEEEENATDPTVEVAAEKLRDVSRDDERFGKKKLKIPLRDVVKAIVMNSKNTEEEEDEDKEIEKMSCVQILLQKGFKF